A region from the Coffea eugenioides isolate CCC68of chromosome 9, Ceug_1.0, whole genome shotgun sequence genome encodes:
- the LOC113783805 gene encoding DNA-damage-repair/toleration protein DRT111, chloroplastic isoform X1, translated as MLGGLYGDLPPPSSSADDDKATSTSTTNVWSSTSKLAPPTLRKPLPPPQTILKSQPKPKPLPQLISKPPADENVNPNPNKEMMSTVPFQPALVGVTSSVMEEYDPARPNDYEEYKREKKRKQAEAEMRRELEERERREREKEEKERRERERERERDLNISGEEAWRRRAAMSGGGGGGGGGQRSPSPPVSGGNGAGEGFSIGKSESGGLGLSAEGKMTAAQRMMAKMGWKQGQGLGKQEQGITTPLMVKKTDRRAGSIVNASASKQQEQPPDKKVKSVSFNGPPTRVLLLRNMVGPGEVDDDLEGEIAEECQKYGTVNRVLIFEITEPNFPHDEAVRIFVQFERAEQSTKALIDLEGRFFGGRVVHACFYDEERFAKNELAPLPGEIPGF; from the exons ATGTTAGGTGGCTTATACGGCGACCTACCACCACCGTCCTCCTCCGCCGACGATGATAAGGCCACGTCCACCTCCACCACCAATGTCTGGTCTAGCACCAGCAAATTGGCGCCACCCACCCTGCGGAAACCCTTGCCCCCTCCCCAAACCATCCTCAAATCTCAGCCAAAACCAAAACCCCTGCCCCAATTGATATCTAAGCCCCCTGCCGAcgaaaatgtaaaccctaacCCCAATAAGGAGATGATGAGCACGGTGCCGTTTCAGCCGGCTTTGGTGGGCGTTACGAGTTCGGTGATGGAAGAGTACGACCCAGCTAGACCGAATGACTATGAGGAGTATAAGAGAGAGAAGAAACGGAAGCAAGCGGAGGCAGAGATGAGGAGAGAGTtggaggagagggagaggagggagagggagaaggagGAGAAGGAGAGGAgggaaagagagagggagagagaacGGGATTTGAATATTTCCGGTGAGGAGGCTTGGCGGCGCAGGGCGGCAATgagtggaggaggaggaggaggaggaggagggcaAAGATCGCCGTCACCTCCAGTGAGTGGAGGGAATGGGGCTGGAGAAGGGTTTAGTATTGGGAAATCGGAGAGTGGAGGGTTAGGTCTGAGTGCGGAAGGGAAAATGACTGCAGCGCAAAGGATGATGGCAAAAATGGGGTGGAAACAAGGGCAGGGATTGGGCAAACAAGAGCAGGGTATTACAACGCCATTGATGGTGAAGAAGACGGATAGACGAGCTGGATCAATTGTGAATGCTAGTGCTTCTAAACAGCAAGAGCAGCCCCCTGATAAGAAGGTCAAGAGTGTGAGCTTTAACGGGCCACCTACTCGGGTTTTGTTACTGAGGAATATG GTTGGCCCTGGAGAGGTAGACGATGATTTGGAAGGTGAGATAGCAGAAGAGTGCCAGAAGTATGGTACAGTGAATCGAGTCCTAATATTTGAGATAACAGAGCCAAATTTCCCTCATGATGAAGCAGTTCGTATCTTTGTTCAGTTTGAGAGAGCAGAACAATCAACCAAAGCCCTTATTGACCTAGAAGGTCGCTTTTTTGGGGGGCGCGTTGTTCACGCCTGCTTCTATGATGAAGAGAGGTTTGCTAAAAACGAGTTGGCTCCCTTGCCAGGAGAAATCCCTGGCTTTTGA
- the LOC113783805 gene encoding DNA-damage-repair/toleration protein DRT111, chloroplastic isoform X2: MLGGLYGDLPPPSSSADDDKATSTSTTNVWSSTSKLAPPTLRKPLPPPQTILKSQPKPKPLPQLISKPPADENVNPNPNKEMMSTVPFQPALVGVTSSVMEEYDPARPNDYEEYKREKKRKQAEAEMRRELEERERREREKEEKERRERERERERDLNISGEEAWRRRAAMSGGGGGGGGGQRSPSPPVSGGNGAGEGFSIGKSESGGLGLSAEGKMTAAQRMMAKMGWKQGQGLGKQEQGITTPLMVKKTDRRAGSIVNASASKQQEQPPDKKVKSVSFNGPPTRVLLLRNMFRITTEQVMLLSSFILYARSSGLVIGESCS, translated from the exons ATGTTAGGTGGCTTATACGGCGACCTACCACCACCGTCCTCCTCCGCCGACGATGATAAGGCCACGTCCACCTCCACCACCAATGTCTGGTCTAGCACCAGCAAATTGGCGCCACCCACCCTGCGGAAACCCTTGCCCCCTCCCCAAACCATCCTCAAATCTCAGCCAAAACCAAAACCCCTGCCCCAATTGATATCTAAGCCCCCTGCCGAcgaaaatgtaaaccctaacCCCAATAAGGAGATGATGAGCACGGTGCCGTTTCAGCCGGCTTTGGTGGGCGTTACGAGTTCGGTGATGGAAGAGTACGACCCAGCTAGACCGAATGACTATGAGGAGTATAAGAGAGAGAAGAAACGGAAGCAAGCGGAGGCAGAGATGAGGAGAGAGTtggaggagagggagaggagggagagggagaaggagGAGAAGGAGAGGAgggaaagagagagggagagagaacGGGATTTGAATATTTCCGGTGAGGAGGCTTGGCGGCGCAGGGCGGCAATgagtggaggaggaggaggaggaggaggagggcaAAGATCGCCGTCACCTCCAGTGAGTGGAGGGAATGGGGCTGGAGAAGGGTTTAGTATTGGGAAATCGGAGAGTGGAGGGTTAGGTCTGAGTGCGGAAGGGAAAATGACTGCAGCGCAAAGGATGATGGCAAAAATGGGGTGGAAACAAGGGCAGGGATTGGGCAAACAAGAGCAGGGTATTACAACGCCATTGATGGTGAAGAAGACGGATAGACGAGCTGGATCAATTGTGAATGCTAGTGCTTCTAAACAGCAAGAGCAGCCCCCTGATAAGAAGGTCAAGAGTGTGAGCTTTAACGGGCCACCTACTCGGGTTTTGTTACTGAGGAATATG TTCAGAATTACTACTGAACAAGTGATGTTACTCTCCAGTTTCATTCTTTATGCTCGTTCTAGTGGCCTAGTCATTGGGGAATCATGCAGCTGA
- the LOC113783164 gene encoding accelerated cell death 11, producing MAINPHMEGKPLRQMSEAFKALSDSLNSQNSLDEAHLGVGPFSQACSLVSPLFRCLGIAFKFAEMDYVAKVDDLAETSKSVATLQVMMERDIEANCVRKAGSHTRNLLRVKRGLDMVKVLFEQILSSDGNSLKDPASTAYAQVFAPYHAWAIRKAVAAGMYALPTRAQLLKKLNEDEISAKTKMQIYIDSVAPIILYVDKLFTSRDLGIDW from the exons ATGGCGATCAATCCTCATATGGAAGGGAAGCCGCTGAGGCAGATGTCGGAGGCCTTCAAAGCCCTGTCCGATAGTCTGAATTCCCAAAATAGCCTCGATGAAGCCCACCTCGGAGTCGGTCCCTTCTCCCAGGCTTGCTCTCTCGTCTCCCCTCTCTTTCGTTGTCTTGGAATCGCTTTCAAGTTTGCGGAAATGGACTATGTCGCCAAA GTGGATGATCTGGCAGAGACATCTAAATCAGTTGCAACTTTACAAGTCATGATGGAGAGGGACATCGAAGCAAATTGTGTCAGGAAGGCAGGAAGTCATACTAGGAACTTGTTAAGAGTGAAGCGCGGACTGGATATGGTCAAAGTTTTATTTGAACAGATTTTATCATCAGA TGGAAATTCCCTGAAGGATCCAGCTTCAACAGCTTATGCACAGGTATTTGCTCCATACCATGCATGGGCTATTAGGAAAGCTGTGGCGGCGGGGATGTATGCACTTCCTACAAGGGCTCAACTACTGAAGAAACTCAATGAAGATG AAATCTCAGCAAAGACAAAGATGCAAATTTATATAGACTCAGTTGCCCCTATCATCTTGTACGTTGACAAACTCTTCACATCTCGAGATCTGGGTATAGATTGGTAA